A stretch of Lathyrus oleraceus cultivar Zhongwan6 chromosome 6, CAAS_Psat_ZW6_1.0, whole genome shotgun sequence DNA encodes these proteins:
- the LOC127092769 gene encoding dolichyl-diphosphooligosaccharide--protein glycosyltransferase subunit 4A — protein MIDDEALGFIANSLGIFIFALVIAYHLVIADPKYEAN, from the coding sequence ATGATTGATGATGAAGCTTTGGGATTCATTGCCAACTCTCTTGGCATTTTCATTTTTGCTTTGGTTATAGCATATCATTTGGTTATCGCCGATCCCAAATATGAAGCCAATTAG